tGTTTTTTGAGTGTAGGGGGACTTAAGCTATGGGAAGGTTCATTAGACCTTGTTAAAGCTCTGCGCTCTGAGATTCAAAATGGATGTCTATCATTTGAGGGAAAACGAGTGTTAGAGGTGGGCTCTGAGATTCAACCCTTGTTGACACACTAATTTGCTCGATTGGTCAACATGTATTACTAAGGCTGCTAGTTGACACCCACATCGATGTTCAGTgaaaaatttctttttatatGGAAACTTTTTGCATAAATCAATCATAAGATAAGATTAAGGACCATCATTCTGGGCTCTCAATGGTTGTGCTTATGTATTACTAGAATGTCCTATTAATTTTTGTAGTACATTATTGGCAGACTGTTATTTCTAATATAACTGGTATTTTGCTTAGGTTTCTCGTTTGGTTCTTATCAGCCAGAGTAATTTTACCAGTGAAGAAATTGCTATTATCCCTCCAACAGATTTGACTTGTAAAAATAATGCCTTAAACTATTGAATCTGTAAACATATATTTAGATAGATGTCACTAATATCTTGGCTTGTCTTTTCTTGCAACTGCTTGCTGAGTTTCTTTTAATTGTTTTCAGCTTGGATGTGGTCACGGACTTCCTGGGATATTTGCATGTCTCGAGGTAAACTCATTCATGCTTGATTACACCATGTTGTGACTGAGAGGATTTGTTAAAATGTCATTATCATTTTTTTCCCTTTCAGAGTGCAGCTGAGGTGCATTTTCAGGACTTCAATGCTGAGGTCCTACGGTGTCTCACTATCCCAAATGTAAATGCAAATCTCTTGGAGAAGGCTAAACCTGAAACTGTATCAGAAGTGCGCTTCTTTGCTGGTGACTGGGGTGCGATTCATCAGTTACTTCCTCATGCACGTGAAAGTGAAATAAACTTGACTTCTAGCTCAGAACATGGCCAAGCTTCTGCTTACGATGTTATTTTAATGGCTGAGACGATTTACTCAATCTCAGCGCAAAGGAATCTCTATGGACTTATAAAGAAGGTGTTTCTTTATTGAGTAATTCAGCCTCTTCTGTTAGTTGTAAATTCATAGATTCCTCACTTCTAAGCATTGTCAATTTACAGTGCATGAACCAGCCAAATGGAGTTGTATACTTGGCTGGAAAGAAGCATTATTTTGGTGTAGGAGGGGGAACACGACAATTTCTTTCCATGCTTGAGAAAGAAGGTAACCTGATCCTTTATAGACGTGATTATGTCAGTGGAACTAGAATATATTCTCTTCCGATAGAGTAAATTTAAAAAATGC
The Gossypium arboreum isolate Shixiya-1 chromosome 10, ASM2569848v2, whole genome shotgun sequence genome window above contains:
- the LOC108487111 gene encoding uncharacterized protein LOC108487111 isoform X2, whose product is MATNTSFQLFSSSNDKPNLGLGFLESSEPQLPPPPPPVEVLSSEVSSSVKYTVEPVNLDGLTLLKGRVSTKEVLGLPNSDLVPGIYEGGLKLWEGSLDLVKALRSEIQNGCLSFEGKRVLELGCGHGLPGIFACLESAAEVHFQDFNAEVLRCLTIPNVNANLLEKAKPETVSEVRFFAGDWGAIHQLLPHARESEINLTSSSEHGQASAYDVILMAETIYSISAQRNLYGLIKKCMNQPNGVVYLAGKKHYFGVGGGTRQFLSMLEKEVHNTVVKA
- the LOC108487111 gene encoding uncharacterized protein LOC108487111 isoform X1; the protein is MATNTSFQLFSSSNDKPNLGLGFLESSEPQLPPPPPPVEVLSSEVSSSVKYTVEPVNLDGLTLLKGRVSTKEVLGLPNSDLVPGIYEGGLKLWEGSLDLVKALRSEIQNGCLSFEGKRVLELGCGHGLPGIFACLESAAEVHFQDFNAEVLRCLTIPNVNANLLEKAKPETVSEVRFFAGDWGAIHQLLPHARESEINLTSSSEHGQASAYDVILMAETIYSISAQRNLYGLIKKCMNQPNGVVYLAGKKHYFGVGGGTRQFLSMLEKEGVMAATLVTEVADGSSNVREVWKLSYK